A genomic region of Raphanus sativus cultivar WK10039 chromosome 6, ASM80110v3, whole genome shotgun sequence contains the following coding sequences:
- the LOC108829041 gene encoding 30S ribosomal protein S21, chloroplastic — protein MASLSEVFSRLLTPSLSRSPPSLKPPTVTRPSHQLSFNNNRVAYPSLANANLIFFKSGNYNVEVVPKDGESEEQLVNDFKRSVFRAGVLQETRRRRFFESSQEKSKRKTKEAAKKYRKRRPNPKPKLHSAPEVTNKRAEDEEDDNWELPPEEIEIPYTNGFSRD, from the exons ATGGCTTCCCTCTCCGAAGTCTTTTCTCGTCTCCTCACGCCGTCTCTCTCGCGGTCCCCACCGAGTCTGAAACCTCCTACAGTGACTAGACCATCTCACCAGCTCTCCTTCAACAACAACCGCGTGGCGTACCCTTCACTGGCGAACGCGAatctcatcttcttcaaatCGGGGAACTACAACGTGGAGGTGGTGCCCAAAGACGGAGAGTCCGAGGAGCAGCTCGTGAACGACTTCAAGAGATCGGTGTTCAGGGCGGGCGTGCTGCAGGAGACGAGGAGGCGGCGGTTCTTCGAGAGCTCTCAGGAGAAGAGTAAGCGTAAGACCAAAGAAGCTGCCAAGAAGTATCGTAAACG gaggccaaaccctaaacctaaattgCATTCAGCTCCAGAAGTCACCAATAAGAGAGCagaagatgaagaggatgaTAACTGGGAGCTTCCTCCTGAGGAAATCGAGATTCCGTATACCAACGGTTTTTCTAGAGATTAA
- the LOC130495974 gene encoding uncharacterized protein LOC130495974 isoform X1 has product MGRLKESSPVILLFLIFPLLLHQSLTMVLGESESTRSGSNDAPEIHCSRERSRAAWQIIQDYLTPFVEREKYKIPSTCRLHPDNDLYRDQEQHKVHVDVYEWKCGYCRKSFNEEKFLDQHFATRHHNLLLNTTGTKCLADLCGALHCDFVLSSSSSKKGKSKCNPAAAAKNRHLCESLANTCFPVSQGPAASRLHEHFLRQFCDAHTCTGKNKPFPRGGKKKSGVFYLAVSILTLMLLPLFYLLVFLHQREKRTGTQVLRRIVKTGKKTKPS; this is encoded by the exons ATGGGAAGACTAAAGGAGTCAAGTCCCGTGATTCTCCTCTTCCTTAtatttcctcttcttcttcaccaatcACTCACGATG GTGTTGGGAGAATCTGAATCCACTAG ATCCGGTAGTAATGATGCTCCAGAGATACATTGTTCCCGAGAGAGAAGTAGAGCAGCTTGGCAGATTATACAAGAT TATTTAACGCCGTTTGTGGAACGGGAAAAGTACAAGATTCCAAGCACGTGCAGGCTCCATCCTGATAACGATCTGTACAGGGATCAAGAACAGCACAAAGTCCACGTGGATGTATACGAGTGGAAATGCGGTTACTGCAGGAAGAGTTTCAACGAGGAGAAGTTTCTTGACCAGCACTTCGCCACTAGACATCATAATCTTCTTCTGAATACG ACTGGTACAAAGTGTTTAGCGGATCTGTGTGGTGCGTTGCATTGCGATTTTGTGTTGAGTTCTAGTTCTTCCAAGAAGGGTAAGAGCAAGTGTAACCCTGCAGCTGCTGCTAAAAACCGTCATCTCTGCGAG AGTCTTGCTAATACTTGTTTCCCGGTGAGTCAAGGTCCTGCCGCTAGTCGTCTTCATG AACACTTTTTAAGACAATTCTGTGATGCTCATACCTGCACTGGAAAAAACAAACCGTTTCCTAGAGGAGGCAAG AAGAAATCGGGTGTGTTCTACCTAGCTGTATCAATACTGACATTGATGCTACTTCCACTCTTCTACCTGCTGGTCTTCTTACACCAAAG AGAAAAGAGAACTGGAACACAAGTGTTACGTCGGATTGTAAAAACcggaaagaaaacaaaaccttCGTAA
- the LOC130495974 gene encoding uncharacterized protein LOC130495974 isoform X2, with translation MGRLKESSPVILLFLIFPLLLHQSLTMVLGESESTSNDAPEIHCSRERSRAAWQIIQDYLTPFVEREKYKIPSTCRLHPDNDLYRDQEQHKVHVDVYEWKCGYCRKSFNEEKFLDQHFATRHHNLLLNTTGTKCLADLCGALHCDFVLSSSSSKKGKSKCNPAAAAKNRHLCESLANTCFPVSQGPAASRLHEHFLRQFCDAHTCTGKNKPFPRGGKKKSGVFYLAVSILTLMLLPLFYLLVFLHQREKRTGTQVLRRIVKTGKKTKPS, from the exons ATGGGAAGACTAAAGGAGTCAAGTCCCGTGATTCTCCTCTTCCTTAtatttcctcttcttcttcaccaatcACTCACGATG GTGTTGGGAGAATCTGAATCCACTAG TAATGATGCTCCAGAGATACATTGTTCCCGAGAGAGAAGTAGAGCAGCTTGGCAGATTATACAAGAT TATTTAACGCCGTTTGTGGAACGGGAAAAGTACAAGATTCCAAGCACGTGCAGGCTCCATCCTGATAACGATCTGTACAGGGATCAAGAACAGCACAAAGTCCACGTGGATGTATACGAGTGGAAATGCGGTTACTGCAGGAAGAGTTTCAACGAGGAGAAGTTTCTTGACCAGCACTTCGCCACTAGACATCATAATCTTCTTCTGAATACG ACTGGTACAAAGTGTTTAGCGGATCTGTGTGGTGCGTTGCATTGCGATTTTGTGTTGAGTTCTAGTTCTTCCAAGAAGGGTAAGAGCAAGTGTAACCCTGCAGCTGCTGCTAAAAACCGTCATCTCTGCGAG AGTCTTGCTAATACTTGTTTCCCGGTGAGTCAAGGTCCTGCCGCTAGTCGTCTTCATG AACACTTTTTAAGACAATTCTGTGATGCTCATACCTGCACTGGAAAAAACAAACCGTTTCCTAGAGGAGGCAAG AAGAAATCGGGTGTGTTCTACCTAGCTGTATCAATACTGACATTGATGCTACTTCCACTCTTCTACCTGCTGGTCTTCTTACACCAAAG AGAAAAGAGAACTGGAACACAAGTGTTACGTCGGATTGTAAAAACcggaaagaaaacaaaaccttCGTAA
- the LOC130496304 gene encoding protein NOI4-like, whose translation MATENKGRPLPKFGEWDVNNPASAEGFTVIFSKASDEKKTKKASGSSLVSTPHRNQISDQNNHRDNSQNSKAKKKWLCFR comes from the exons ATGGCTACG GAGAACAAAGGAAGGCCATTGCCAAAGTTTGGTGAATGGGATGTGAACAATCCCGCTTCCGCAGAAGGATTCACTGTCATTTTCAGCAAAGCTAGCGACGAGAAAAAGACCAAGAAAGCATCCGGTAGTAGTCTTGTTTCAACACCTCATAGAAACCAAATCTCTGATCAAAACAACCACCGTGACAACTCACAAAACTCTAAAGCCAAG AAGAAATGGCTTTGCTTCCGTTAA